From one Rosa rugosa chromosome 4, drRosRugo1.1, whole genome shotgun sequence genomic stretch:
- the LOC133707142 gene encoding uncharacterized protein LOC133707142: MISNIQTAPEVAPEEVLLTKILQKKLENTDQNTVLGASIMEYRLHYISGSPYYNGTIIFQNGDTKEVSFIPFDKAEGKKVCDIYTYSTNICDERVLRPWYISYCEDICEHIICYDRFHYSLRYWLPRWTKFNSVKDAYGLPHSVIKTQISKLLKSVNNIHKSGLLHLSLSDISNYVVIDNNWYIINVGGNLKTLNLSNRQQMVIKDFQNFGNMLEKNVLLDTSWRERNDFLNTFANNVSPNRLVLILLDNVFTKSSYDRLQMFSKIHHEWKDRSRNCNMLNNAISNGVFNCYITNGGWDKVPMGNVLSQVYQFSNKYDGQQITSLLKFCRNVFEHYYQYTGNVKIIENEMRQLWPGFLERLLYYY; the protein is encoded by the exons ATGATCTCCAACATCCAAACTGCGCCGGAAGTTGCGCCGGAAGAGGTTCTCCTCACGAAAATATTACAGAAAAAGCTCGAGAATACCGATCAGAATACC GTTCTCGGAGCCTCCATAATGGAGTACCGGCTTCATTACATCAGTGGGAGCCCTTATTACAACGGCACAATTATTTTTCAGAACGGTGACACAAAAGAGGTGTCTTTTATTCCCTTTGATAAAGCAGAAGGCAAGAAAGTTTGTGATATATACACTTATAGCACAAATATCTGTGATGAAAGGGTTCTTAGGCCCTGGTACATTTCGTATTGTGAAGATATTTGCGAGCACATTATTTGCTATGACCGATTCCACTACTCTTTAAGATATTGGCTGCCAAGGTGGACCAAATTCAATAGTGTTAAAGATGCATATGGTTTGCCTCACTCAGTAATTAAGACACAAATCAG CAAGCTATTGAAATCTGTGAATAACATTCACAAGAGCGGATTGCTTCACCTATCACTCTCTGATATCTCTAACTATGTTGTTATTGACAACAATTGGTATATTATTAATGTCGGTGGCAATCTTAAGACTCTTAACCTATCCAATAGACAGCAGATGGTCATAAAGGACTTCCAAAATTTTGGTAACATGCTTGAGAAAAATGTTCTCTTAGACACTTCATGGCGAGAAAGAAATGACTTCTTAAACACATTTGCTAATAATGT TTCTCCTAATCGACTTGTCCTGATTCTATTGGacaatgtattcacaaaatctTCATATGATCGACTTCAAatgttttcaaaaattcatcACGAATGGAAGGACCGTAGTCGCAATTGCAATATGTTAAATAATGCCATTTCAAATGGAGTGTTTAACTGTTATATTACTAATGGAGGATGGGACAAGGTTCCCATGGGCAATGTTTTGTCTCAAGTTTACCAGTTTTCCAACAAGTACGATGGACAACAAATAACGAGCTTATTGAAGTTTTGCCGCAATGTTTTCGAACATTATTACCAATATACTGGTAATGTAAAGATCATTGAGAATGAGATGAGACAATTATGGCCTGGATTTTTGGAAAGACTACTTTATTACTACTGA
- the LOC133743405 gene encoding protein argonaute 1-like isoform X1 — protein sequence MKMPKHAEASSVFVLVTHFEGTCFGSLFEVKLDGQGKEGSATHETQPVLETVSRFTTKDLGRGMWKFCTLGAKLYILPDGGPDLFDMEVCFPKCSGHIFDIKTRKVVSSLKPPAPKWFGTHVSAYGKIYSLSDPYCSCDVPEPSFEQYDPSTQSWQKLCSFPYSEEYGNTEIQGYAVCGEILLFSICGCKENYDALWAYDVIKNKWCPVQVENLGCYFRRRAVVVDKTIYALSILHMVAVAFSITSNQNEEGHISYSIGSLLQLDFPQDIDWRSDQHLVHLGNLVFYLVQSDEVDVRQPLSITKFKIVGGSKINIISSMLFEVDLGDSGPFRVQLCVTPEWEDVTLIEEEIATSVNLAKQVSELQQVIPVPYQAGITPLPAHEACSSSQPPEPSEVAEQFQHVSIQQEEAPSQSIQQVSVSSKSMMFALRPGKGTTGKRFLVKANHFFAELTDKDLHQYDVTITPAAGVTSRSVNRAVMFQLVKLYRDSHLSKRLPAYDGQKSLYTTGPLPFQSEEFKITLLDDDGEGQGLPSFKPEREFGVVIKFAARVDLHDLVLFLQGRKADAPEKALQVLNIVMRELPTSRYCRVGQSFYDPGLGRKLPLGNGLESWHGFHQSIRPTQMGLSLNINMSSTVFIEPLPVIEFVIKLLDCNIQAKQLSDSDRVKIKKALRGVKVEVTHRRNMRRKYRISGLTAQETRELTFPVDEKGTMKSVVEYFLETYGFAIQYPYLPCLQVGNHKRRPDYLPMEVCKIVKGQRCSRILNERQKIALLKVSAPRPFKKERDITQIVRHNAYNQDPYAKEFGIKISQNMAQVEARILPAPQLKYHNAGKHKNWVPRLGQWSMMNKKMVNGGNVSNWICINFSHNVQESVAKRFCFELAQMCRISGMAFNAEPMLPPVSARPNQVEKVLKTQYHDVMTKIPGKKLDLLVVILPNNNGSLYGNLKRICETELGLVSQCCLTQHVFKMDKQYLANIVLKINVKVGGRNTVLVDAISRRIPLVSNRPTIIFGAGMTHPHPGENSSPSIAAVVASQDWPEITKYAGLVCAQAHRQELIQDLFKQWQDPVEGTMSGGMIKELLISFYGATGQKPQRIIFYRKSVSEGQFYQVLLYEFDAIRKACASLEPNYQPPVTFVVVQKSHRTRLFANNHGDSRAVDRSGNILPGTVVDSKICHPTEFDFYLCSHAGIQGTSRPAHYHVLWDENKFTADALQSLTNNLCYTHARCTRSVSIVPPAYYAHLAAIRARFYLEPVTSDSGSMSSGMGVSGGGRNSRAPGPKAAVKVLPALKENVKKVMFYC from the exons ATGAAGATGCCAAAGCACGCAGAAGCAAGCTCTGTCTTTGTACTGGTGACTCATTTTGAGGGCACCTGCTTTGGCTCATTATTTGAAGTGAAATTAGATGGACAAGGTAAAGAAGGTTCAGCAACTCATGAAACCCAACCAGTACTTGAAACCGTATCACGATTCACTACAAAGGATTTGGGTCGCGGAATGTGGAAATTTTGTACCTTGGGTGCCAAGTTATATATTTTGCCAGATGGTGGTCCTGATTTGTTTGACATGGAAGTGTGTTTCCCCAAATGCAGTGGACATATTTTCGACATCAAGACTAGGAAAGTGGTGTCATCATTGAAACCCCCAGCTCCCAAATGGTTTGGAACTCATGTGTCTGCATATGGGAAAATTTACTCTCTTTCAGATCCATATTGCTCATGTGATGTACCAGAGCCGTCTTTTGAGCAGTATGACCCTAGCACTCAGTCTTGGCAGAAGCTGTGCTCTTTTCCATATTCTGAGGAATATGGTAATACAGAGATACAGGGTTATGCTGTTTGTGGTGAAATCTTATTGTTTAGTATATGCGGCTGTAAGGAAAACTATGATGCACTGTGGGCTTATGATGTTATTAAAAATAAGTGGTGTCCAGTCCAAGTTGAGAATCTAGGCTGCTATTTCCGAAGAAGGGCCGTGGTTGTGGACAAGACTATCTATGCCTTATCCATATTGCACATGGTTGCTGTGGCATTCTCTATTACGAGCAACCAAAATGAGGAAGGGCATATTAGCTATTCAATAGGCTCATTGTTACAGTTGGATTTTCCACAGGATATAGACTGGAGAAGTGATCAGCATTTGGTTCATTTGGGTAACCTGGTCTTTTATCTTGTCCAGAGTGACGAAGTTGATGTTCGCCAACCTCTTTCGATCACCAAATTTAAGATTGTGGGAGGAAGCAAAATCAATATCATAAGTTCAATGCTTTTTGAGGTGGATCTCGGGGATTCTGGGCCATTCCGTGTTCAATTATGCGTCACACC AGAGTGGGAGGATGTCACGCTCATAGAAGAAGAGATTGCTACCTCCGTCAACCTGGCAAAACAAGTTTCCGAGCTGCAACAAGTAATTCCAGTTCCTTACCAAGCTGGAATCACCCCTCTGCCTGCACATGAAGCATGTTCCTCATCTCAGCCACCTGAGCCTTCAGAAGTGGCAGAACAGTTTCAGCATGTTTCCATCCAGCAAGAGGAAGCACCTAGTCAGTCCATTCAACAAGTGTCAGTCTCTAGCAAGTCTATGATGTTCGCTCTTCGCCCTGGTAAGGGTACGACTGGCAAAAGGTTTCTAGTCAAGGCAAACCATTTCTTTGCTGAATTAACAGACAAGGATCTGCACCAATATGAT GTTACTATTACACCAGCTGCAGGAGTCACATCACGCAGTGTAAACCGTGCTGTGATGTTTCAGCTAGTGAAACTCTACAGGGACTCCCATCTTTCAAAGCGGCTTCCTGCTTATGATGGGCAGAAGAGCCTGTATACTACTGGGCCTCTTCCTTTCCAGTCAGAGGAGTTTAAAATCACTCTTCTGGATGATGATGGTGAGGGACAGGGACTCCCATCTTTCAAACC GGAGAGGGAGTTCGGAGTTGTGATCAAATTCGCTGCACGTGTTGACCTGCACGATTTAGTTCTCTTTTTGCAAGGGAGGAAAGCTGATGCACCCGAGAAGGCCCTTCAGGTTCTGAACATTGTTATGAGAGAGTTGCCTACTTCTAG GTACTGTCGTGTGGGTCAGTCATTTTATGACCCTGGCTTGGGGAGAAAACTGCCACTTGGTAACGGTTTAGAAAGCTGGCATGGTTTTCACCAGAGTATTCGTCCAACTCAAATGGGGCTATCTTTAAACATTA ATATGTCATCGACAGTTTTTATTGAGCCATTGCCAGTTATAGAGTTTGTAATCAAGCTACTGGATTGCAATATTCAAGCTAAGCAACTTTCTGATTCTGATCGTGTAAAG ATTAAAAAGGCTCTACGTGGAGTGAAGGTTGAAGTTACACACCGCAGAAACATGCGCAGAAAATACCGTATTTCTGGTTTAACGGCCCAGGAAACAAGAGAATTGAC TTTTCCTGTTGATGAAAAAGGCACAATGAAATCTGTTGTTGAATACTTTCTTGAAACCTACGGTTTTGCCATTCAATATCCATATTTGCCTTGTCTTCAAGTTGGAAATCACAAACGACGACCGGACTATTTACCCATGGAG GTCTGTAAAATTGTTAAGGGACAAAGGTGCTCAAGGATATTGAATGAGAGACAGAAAATTGCATTGCTCAAGGTGAGTGCTCCGCGCCCTTTTAAAAAGGAACGTGATATTACACAG ATAGTACGTCATAATGCCTACAATCAAGATCCTTATGCAAAGGAGTTCGGAATTAAAATTAGTCAGAATATGGCTCAGGTTGAAGCTCGTATTCTTCCTGCACCACAG CTTAAATACCATAATGCTGGAAAGCATAAGAATTGGGTGCCCAGACTTGGACAGTGGAGCATGATGAATAAG AAAATGGTAAATGGAGGAAACGTAAGCAATTGGATCTGCATAAATTTTTCCCATAATGTACAAGAGAGTGTGGCAAAAAGATTTTGTTTTGAACTTGCTCAGATGTGTCGCATTTCTGGCATG GCGTTCAATGCAGAACCTATGCTTCCACCAGTCAGTGCTCGACCAAATCAGGTGGAGAAGGTCTTAAAAACTCAGTATCATGATGTGATGACTAAGATTCCGGGCAAGAAGCTTGACTTACTTGTTGTCATCTTGCCAAATAATAATGGCTCTCTTTATG GTAATTTAAAAAGGATTTGTGAGACAGAGCTTGGCCTGGTATCCCAGTGCTGTTTAACTCAACATGTGTTTAAAATGGATAAACAGTATTTAGCAAACATTGTCTTGAAGATAAATGTGAAGGTTGGGGGACGGAACACAGTACTTGTTGATGCAATCTCCAGACGTATTCCCTTGGTTAGCAACCGTCCTACAATAATTTTTGGTGCTGGTATGACGCATCCTCATCCAGGGGAGAATTCAAGCCCATCAATTGCAGCT GTTGTGGCTTCTCAAGACTGGCCTGAAATTACCAAGTATGCTGGTTTGGTTTGTGCTCAAGCCCATCGTCAGGAGCTCATCCAAGATTTGTTTAAACAGTGGCAGGATCCAGTAGAAGGGACAATGTCTGGTGGAATGATAAA GGAACTGCTTATTTCATTTTATGGAGCGACAGGGCAGAAGCCTCAACGCATCATTTTCTACAG GAAAAGTGTCAGCGAGGGGCAGTTCTACCAAGTTCTACTGTACGAATTTGATGCAATTCGTAAG GCATGCGCTTCACTGGAGCCAAATTATCAGCCTCCTGTGACTTTTGTTGTTGTTCAAAAGAGTCATCGTACAAGATTGTTTGCCAACAACCATGGTGATAGCCGTGCAGTTGACCGGAGTGGGAACATATTACCTG GTACGGTTGTGGACTCCAAAATCTGTCACCCAACTGAGTTTGACTTCTACCTCTGTAGCCATGCAGGAATTCAG GGTACAAGCCGCCCAGCTCATTACCATGTGTTGTGGGATGAAAATAAGTTCACAGCAGACGCACTGCAGTCCCTTACCAATAATCTTTGCTATAC ACATGCAAGGTGTACACGCTCCGTTTCAATTG TGCCTCCTGCTTATTATGCTCATCTCGCCGCAATCCGAGCTCGGTTCTATCTGGAGCCCGTGACTTCAGACAGTGGTTCAATGTCAAGTGGTATGGGTGTTTCTGGTGGAGGACGGAACTCTCGAGCACCGGGTCCAAAAGCTGCTGTGAAGGTGTTGCCTGCGTTGAAGGAGAATGTGAAAAAGGTCATGTTCTACTGCTAG
- the LOC133743405 gene encoding protein argonaute 1-like isoform X2 → MKMPKHAEASSVFVLVTHFEGTCFGSLFEVKLDGQGKEGSATHETQPVLETVSRFTTKDLGRGMWKFCTLGAKLYILPDGGPDLFDMEVCFPKCSGHIFDIKTRKVVSSLKPPAPKWFGTHVSAYGKIYSLSDPYCSCDVPEPSFEQYDPSTQSWQKLCSFPYSEEYGNTEIQGYAVCGEILLFSICGCKENYDALWAYDVIKNKWCPVQVENLGCYFRRRAVVVDKTIYALSILHMVAVAFSITSNQNEEGHISYSIGSLLQLDFPQDIDWRSDQHLVHLGNLVFYLVQSDEVDVRQPLSITKFKIVGGSKINIISSMLFEVDLGDSGPFRVQLCVTPEWEDVTLIEEEIATSVNLAKQVSELQQVIPVPYQAGITPLPAHEACSSSQPPEPSEVAEQFQHVSIQQEEAPSQSIQQVSVSSKSMMFALRPGKGTTGKRFLVKANHFFAELTDKDLHQYDVTITPAAGVTSRSVNRAVMFQLVKLYRDSHLSKRLPAYDGQKSLYTTGPLPFQSEEFKITLLDDDGEGQGLPSFKPEREFGVVIKFAARVDLHDLVLFLQGRKADAPEKALQVLNIVMRELPTSRYCRVGQSFYDPGLGRKLPLGNGLESWHGFHQSIRPTQMGLSLNINMSSTVFIEPLPVIEFVIKLLDCNIQAKQLSDSDRVKIKKALRGVKVEVTHRRNMRRKYRISGLTAQETRELTFPVDEKGTMKSVVEYFLETYGFAIQYPYLPCLQVGNHKRRPDYLPMEVCKIVKGQRCSRILNERQKIALLKIVRHNAYNQDPYAKEFGIKISQNMAQVEARILPAPQLKYHNAGKHKNWVPRLGQWSMMNKKMVNGGNVSNWICINFSHNVQESVAKRFCFELAQMCRISGMAFNAEPMLPPVSARPNQVEKVLKTQYHDVMTKIPGKKLDLLVVILPNNNGSLYGNLKRICETELGLVSQCCLTQHVFKMDKQYLANIVLKINVKVGGRNTVLVDAISRRIPLVSNRPTIIFGAGMTHPHPGENSSPSIAAVVASQDWPEITKYAGLVCAQAHRQELIQDLFKQWQDPVEGTMSGGMIKELLISFYGATGQKPQRIIFYRKSVSEGQFYQVLLYEFDAIRKACASLEPNYQPPVTFVVVQKSHRTRLFANNHGDSRAVDRSGNILPGTVVDSKICHPTEFDFYLCSHAGIQGTSRPAHYHVLWDENKFTADALQSLTNNLCYTHARCTRSVSIVPPAYYAHLAAIRARFYLEPVTSDSGSMSSGMGVSGGGRNSRAPGPKAAVKVLPALKENVKKVMFYC, encoded by the exons ATGAAGATGCCAAAGCACGCAGAAGCAAGCTCTGTCTTTGTACTGGTGACTCATTTTGAGGGCACCTGCTTTGGCTCATTATTTGAAGTGAAATTAGATGGACAAGGTAAAGAAGGTTCAGCAACTCATGAAACCCAACCAGTACTTGAAACCGTATCACGATTCACTACAAAGGATTTGGGTCGCGGAATGTGGAAATTTTGTACCTTGGGTGCCAAGTTATATATTTTGCCAGATGGTGGTCCTGATTTGTTTGACATGGAAGTGTGTTTCCCCAAATGCAGTGGACATATTTTCGACATCAAGACTAGGAAAGTGGTGTCATCATTGAAACCCCCAGCTCCCAAATGGTTTGGAACTCATGTGTCTGCATATGGGAAAATTTACTCTCTTTCAGATCCATATTGCTCATGTGATGTACCAGAGCCGTCTTTTGAGCAGTATGACCCTAGCACTCAGTCTTGGCAGAAGCTGTGCTCTTTTCCATATTCTGAGGAATATGGTAATACAGAGATACAGGGTTATGCTGTTTGTGGTGAAATCTTATTGTTTAGTATATGCGGCTGTAAGGAAAACTATGATGCACTGTGGGCTTATGATGTTATTAAAAATAAGTGGTGTCCAGTCCAAGTTGAGAATCTAGGCTGCTATTTCCGAAGAAGGGCCGTGGTTGTGGACAAGACTATCTATGCCTTATCCATATTGCACATGGTTGCTGTGGCATTCTCTATTACGAGCAACCAAAATGAGGAAGGGCATATTAGCTATTCAATAGGCTCATTGTTACAGTTGGATTTTCCACAGGATATAGACTGGAGAAGTGATCAGCATTTGGTTCATTTGGGTAACCTGGTCTTTTATCTTGTCCAGAGTGACGAAGTTGATGTTCGCCAACCTCTTTCGATCACCAAATTTAAGATTGTGGGAGGAAGCAAAATCAATATCATAAGTTCAATGCTTTTTGAGGTGGATCTCGGGGATTCTGGGCCATTCCGTGTTCAATTATGCGTCACACC AGAGTGGGAGGATGTCACGCTCATAGAAGAAGAGATTGCTACCTCCGTCAACCTGGCAAAACAAGTTTCCGAGCTGCAACAAGTAATTCCAGTTCCTTACCAAGCTGGAATCACCCCTCTGCCTGCACATGAAGCATGTTCCTCATCTCAGCCACCTGAGCCTTCAGAAGTGGCAGAACAGTTTCAGCATGTTTCCATCCAGCAAGAGGAAGCACCTAGTCAGTCCATTCAACAAGTGTCAGTCTCTAGCAAGTCTATGATGTTCGCTCTTCGCCCTGGTAAGGGTACGACTGGCAAAAGGTTTCTAGTCAAGGCAAACCATTTCTTTGCTGAATTAACAGACAAGGATCTGCACCAATATGAT GTTACTATTACACCAGCTGCAGGAGTCACATCACGCAGTGTAAACCGTGCTGTGATGTTTCAGCTAGTGAAACTCTACAGGGACTCCCATCTTTCAAAGCGGCTTCCTGCTTATGATGGGCAGAAGAGCCTGTATACTACTGGGCCTCTTCCTTTCCAGTCAGAGGAGTTTAAAATCACTCTTCTGGATGATGATGGTGAGGGACAGGGACTCCCATCTTTCAAACC GGAGAGGGAGTTCGGAGTTGTGATCAAATTCGCTGCACGTGTTGACCTGCACGATTTAGTTCTCTTTTTGCAAGGGAGGAAAGCTGATGCACCCGAGAAGGCCCTTCAGGTTCTGAACATTGTTATGAGAGAGTTGCCTACTTCTAG GTACTGTCGTGTGGGTCAGTCATTTTATGACCCTGGCTTGGGGAGAAAACTGCCACTTGGTAACGGTTTAGAAAGCTGGCATGGTTTTCACCAGAGTATTCGTCCAACTCAAATGGGGCTATCTTTAAACATTA ATATGTCATCGACAGTTTTTATTGAGCCATTGCCAGTTATAGAGTTTGTAATCAAGCTACTGGATTGCAATATTCAAGCTAAGCAACTTTCTGATTCTGATCGTGTAAAG ATTAAAAAGGCTCTACGTGGAGTGAAGGTTGAAGTTACACACCGCAGAAACATGCGCAGAAAATACCGTATTTCTGGTTTAACGGCCCAGGAAACAAGAGAATTGAC TTTTCCTGTTGATGAAAAAGGCACAATGAAATCTGTTGTTGAATACTTTCTTGAAACCTACGGTTTTGCCATTCAATATCCATATTTGCCTTGTCTTCAAGTTGGAAATCACAAACGACGACCGGACTATTTACCCATGGAG GTCTGTAAAATTGTTAAGGGACAAAGGTGCTCAAGGATATTGAATGAGAGACAGAAAATTGCATTGCTCAAG ATAGTACGTCATAATGCCTACAATCAAGATCCTTATGCAAAGGAGTTCGGAATTAAAATTAGTCAGAATATGGCTCAGGTTGAAGCTCGTATTCTTCCTGCACCACAG CTTAAATACCATAATGCTGGAAAGCATAAGAATTGGGTGCCCAGACTTGGACAGTGGAGCATGATGAATAAG AAAATGGTAAATGGAGGAAACGTAAGCAATTGGATCTGCATAAATTTTTCCCATAATGTACAAGAGAGTGTGGCAAAAAGATTTTGTTTTGAACTTGCTCAGATGTGTCGCATTTCTGGCATG GCGTTCAATGCAGAACCTATGCTTCCACCAGTCAGTGCTCGACCAAATCAGGTGGAGAAGGTCTTAAAAACTCAGTATCATGATGTGATGACTAAGATTCCGGGCAAGAAGCTTGACTTACTTGTTGTCATCTTGCCAAATAATAATGGCTCTCTTTATG GTAATTTAAAAAGGATTTGTGAGACAGAGCTTGGCCTGGTATCCCAGTGCTGTTTAACTCAACATGTGTTTAAAATGGATAAACAGTATTTAGCAAACATTGTCTTGAAGATAAATGTGAAGGTTGGGGGACGGAACACAGTACTTGTTGATGCAATCTCCAGACGTATTCCCTTGGTTAGCAACCGTCCTACAATAATTTTTGGTGCTGGTATGACGCATCCTCATCCAGGGGAGAATTCAAGCCCATCAATTGCAGCT GTTGTGGCTTCTCAAGACTGGCCTGAAATTACCAAGTATGCTGGTTTGGTTTGTGCTCAAGCCCATCGTCAGGAGCTCATCCAAGATTTGTTTAAACAGTGGCAGGATCCAGTAGAAGGGACAATGTCTGGTGGAATGATAAA GGAACTGCTTATTTCATTTTATGGAGCGACAGGGCAGAAGCCTCAACGCATCATTTTCTACAG GAAAAGTGTCAGCGAGGGGCAGTTCTACCAAGTTCTACTGTACGAATTTGATGCAATTCGTAAG GCATGCGCTTCACTGGAGCCAAATTATCAGCCTCCTGTGACTTTTGTTGTTGTTCAAAAGAGTCATCGTACAAGATTGTTTGCCAACAACCATGGTGATAGCCGTGCAGTTGACCGGAGTGGGAACATATTACCTG GTACGGTTGTGGACTCCAAAATCTGTCACCCAACTGAGTTTGACTTCTACCTCTGTAGCCATGCAGGAATTCAG GGTACAAGCCGCCCAGCTCATTACCATGTGTTGTGGGATGAAAATAAGTTCACAGCAGACGCACTGCAGTCCCTTACCAATAATCTTTGCTATAC ACATGCAAGGTGTACACGCTCCGTTTCAATTG TGCCTCCTGCTTATTATGCTCATCTCGCCGCAATCCGAGCTCGGTTCTATCTGGAGCCCGTGACTTCAGACAGTGGTTCAATGTCAAGTGGTATGGGTGTTTCTGGTGGAGGACGGAACTCTCGAGCACCGGGTCCAAAAGCTGCTGTGAAGGTGTTGCCTGCGTTGAAGGAGAATGTGAAAAAGGTCATGTTCTACTGCTAG